The stretch of DNA GAGGATCTGGTAGCGGCCCTGCGACGGGTGCAGCGCCGCCCGCCGGACCGCATCGCGCGCCGCGTCGACGCCGATGCTCAGCCCGTCGGTGTTGATGACGGCGATGTCGGGATGGCTGCCGGCCGCGGCGGTGACGCACGACCGGCACGTGCCGCAGCCGCCGTTCTCGCACTGCAGCGCGGCGGCGAAGGCCATCGCGGCGTTGGAGCGCCCGGATCCGGGCGGTCCGGTGAACAGCCAGGCATGGGTCATCTGCCCGGCCACCGCGGAGCCCAGGGTGGCGACGACGTCGTCCTGCCCGACGAGCTCGGCCCAGACGGGGGCGGTCACGCCTCGGCTCCTCGGGCCTGGGCCAGCCACGGCCCGACGGCGGCGACGACCCGGTCGTGGATCGCCTCGGGCGACTCGCTCGCGTCGAGCACGACGTAGTGCTCGGGATCGGCCGCGGCGAGGTCGAGGAAGTGCTGGCGCACGCGCTCGTGGAACTCCACCGGCTCGCCCTCGATCCGGTCGGGCTCGCCGGCCCGGCCCAGGCCGATCCGCGGGTCGACGTCGAGCACGACCGTGAGGTGCGGACGGAGGTCGGCGGTGGCCCACCGGGCCAGCGACTCGAGCTCGCCGACGTGCAGCGCCCGTCCGGCCCCTTGGTAGGCGAGGGTGGAGTCGACGTAGCGGTCGGTGATGACCACCGCGCCGTCGGCCAGGGCCGGCAGGATCAGGGTGTCGACGTGCTCGGCCTTGTCGGCGGCGTAGATCAGGGCCTCGGTGCGGGGCGAGAGGTCGCCGGTGGCCGGGTCGAGCACGATCGAGCGCAGCATCGCGCCGACTCCGGTGCCCCCGGGCTCACGCGTGAGCAGCGCGGTCTTGCCCTGGGACTCGACCCA from Aeromicrobium phoceense encodes:
- the tmk gene encoding dTMP kinase — encoded protein: MQPTDDPLVTEVGVFVAFEGGEGSGKSTQSRLLATWVESQGKTALLTREPGGTGVGAMLRSIVLDPATGDLSPRTEALIYAADKAEHVDTLILPALADGAVVITDRYVDSTLAYQGAGRALHVGELESLARWATADLRPHLTVVLDVDPRIGLGRAGEPDRIEGEPVEFHERVRQHFLDLAAADPEHYVVLDASESPEAIHDRVVAAVGPWLAQARGAEA